A part of Myxococcus landrumus genomic DNA contains:
- a CDS encoding cyclic peptide export ABC transporter yields the protein MKLVLFLIQRAKGRFALATLFGLLGGAMSAALIAVISNALSGATPTGPGGMLTFAVLATLGLVTRFFSQVVLNSLHQGELQRLRLQLGRQILATPLRRLEEAGPHRLQSALSNDIQAMSSSMGLIPVIFIDLTVVLGCLGYMAWLSSSSFLGTVVFLLVGGLIYWIPQERGVSIVRQAHGQQSLLFKCFRGITDGIKELKLNQARRAAFIKESFEPTTSALHHAHVRASRYYAAATNWGTFIFLVFIGLMIYAAPHVLDVSAKELMGYTLTALYLQQPLTTLMRNVPVLSQGNIALEHLKKLTLSPPDTSAPLLQAPRSFERLEVAGITHTYFRDNDDSRFTLGPIHLELVPGEIVFIIGGNGSGKTTLAKLLTGLYTPEAGELRIDGRPVTDENREQYQQYFSAVFSDFHLFDSLLGLAPAERAQRLQGYLERLQLDKKVSINEAGVLSTTDLSLGQRKRLALLASWLEDRPIYLFDEWAADQDPAFKNVFYLELLQELKRAGKSVVVISHDNHYFHVADRIIQLDSGRLLEAPSASPKAEPLRATVAS from the coding sequence ATGAAGCTCGTCCTCTTTCTCATCCAACGGGCCAAGGGCCGCTTTGCCCTGGCCACTCTCTTCGGTCTGCTCGGAGGGGCGATGAGCGCGGCGCTGATCGCCGTCATCAGCAACGCGCTCAGCGGCGCGACGCCCACCGGGCCTGGGGGGATGCTGACCTTCGCGGTCCTCGCGACCTTGGGACTGGTGACGCGGTTCTTCTCGCAGGTCGTGCTGAACTCGCTGCACCAAGGCGAGCTGCAGCGGTTGAGGCTTCAGCTGGGCCGGCAGATTCTCGCCACGCCCCTGCGCCGCCTGGAGGAGGCCGGTCCGCACCGGCTGCAATCCGCGCTGTCGAATGACATCCAGGCCATGAGCAGCAGCATGGGGCTCATCCCCGTCATCTTCATCGACCTCACCGTGGTGCTGGGCTGCCTCGGCTACATGGCCTGGCTGTCGTCGAGCAGCTTCCTGGGGACGGTCGTCTTCCTGTTGGTGGGCGGGCTCATCTACTGGATTCCCCAGGAGCGCGGCGTGTCCATCGTGCGGCAGGCGCACGGCCAGCAGTCCCTGCTCTTCAAGTGCTTTCGAGGCATCACCGATGGCATCAAGGAGCTCAAGCTGAACCAGGCGCGGCGGGCGGCCTTCATCAAGGAGTCCTTCGAGCCCACCACGTCCGCCCTGCACCACGCCCATGTCCGCGCCAGCCGCTACTACGCCGCCGCCACGAACTGGGGGACGTTCATCTTCCTCGTCTTCATCGGGTTGATGATCTACGCGGCGCCCCACGTCCTCGACGTGAGCGCGAAGGAGCTGATGGGCTACACGCTCACCGCCCTCTACCTCCAACAGCCGCTCACCACCCTCATGAGGAACGTCCCCGTCCTGTCCCAGGGGAACATCGCGCTGGAGCACCTCAAGAAGCTGACGCTCTCGCCGCCGGATACCAGCGCCCCGCTCCTGCAAGCGCCTCGCTCCTTCGAGCGTCTGGAGGTGGCGGGCATCACCCACACGTACTTCCGCGACAACGACGACAGCCGCTTCACGCTCGGCCCCATCCATCTCGAGCTCGTCCCGGGTGAAATCGTCTTCATCATCGGCGGCAACGGCAGCGGGAAGACGACGTTGGCCAAGCTGCTCACGGGCCTCTACACGCCCGAGGCCGGGGAGCTGCGCATCGACGGCCGGCCCGTCACCGACGAGAACCGGGAGCAGTACCAGCAGTACTTCTCCGCGGTGTTCTCCGACTTCCACCTCTTCGACAGCCTGCTCGGCCTGGCCCCCGCGGAACGCGCGCAGCGACTCCAGGGTTACTTGGAGCGGCTCCAGCTCGACAAGAAGGTCTCCATCAACGAAGCGGGCGTGCTGTCCACGACAGACCTGTCCCTGGGCCAGCGCAAGCGGTTGGCGCTGCTCGCCTCGTGGCTGGAGGACCGGCCCATCTATCTCTTCGACGAGTGGGCCGCGGACCAGGACCCCGCCTTCAAGAACGTCTTCTATCTGGAGCTCCTGCAGGAGCTGAAGCGCGCCGGGAAGTCGGTGGTGGTCATCAGCCACGACAACCATTACTTCCACGTCGCGGACCGCATCATCCAGCTCGACTCCGGCCGGCTGCTGGAAGCGCCGTCCGCCTCGCCGAAGGCGGAGCCTCTTCGGGCCACGGTTGCCTCCTGA